In Neofelis nebulosa isolate mNeoNeb1 chromosome 7, mNeoNeb1.pri, whole genome shotgun sequence, the following proteins share a genomic window:
- the SERPINA3 gene encoding alpha-1-antichymotrypsin, which yields MCQHPRKPSTPGGRLWDRLTTSSSEAELRTVGMSPLLALGLLVAGLCPAVRCLLGGRLGPEIATQEVQHTGPPLDSLRLASSNTAFTFSLYKRLASKTPNKNIIFSPLSISTALAFLSLGARGTTLTEILEGLKFNLTETPNTEIHRGFRHLLQSLSRPSDELQLSVGNAIFVSEGLKLLEKFREDARALYASEAFSTNFQDSAAAEKLINDFVKNRTQGKIADLVKDLDLHTAMVLVNYIFLKAKWKTPFDPHNTFEAKFHVSKRRRVTVPMMDLEDVAVPYFRDERLACTVVELQYASNDSALFVLPDEGRMEAVEAVLQPETLRGWRHSLRLRWIDNLYLPKFSISSSYNLESILPQLGVTKVFTNQADLSGITGERNLAVSQVVHKTVLDVTEVGTEAAAATGSKIMLMSGKIGPLTTVSFNRPFLLSVLSKDTQDILFWGKVANPNQA from the exons ATGTGTCAGCACCCACGAAAACCCAGCACTCCGGGCGGGCGGCTTTGGGATCGGCTGACTACATCCAGCTCAGAGGCAG AGTTGAGGACAGTTGGAATGTCACCCCTCTTGGctttggggctcctggtggctggGCTCTGCCCCGCTGTCCGCTGCCTCCTGGGGGGCAGGCTTGGCCCCGAGATAGCCACCCAGGAGGTCCAACACACGGGGCCACCCTTGGACAGCCTCCGATTGGCCTCCAGCAACACGGCCTTCACCTTCAGCCTCTACAAGCGGTTGGCTTCAAAGACCCCCAATAAGAACATCATCTTCTCCCCGCTGAGCATCTCCACCGCCTTGGCTTTCCTATCCCTGGGGGCCCGTGGCACCACCCTCACGGAGATCCTCGAAGGCCTCAAGTTCAACCTCACGGAGACCCCCAACACGGAAATCCACCGGGGCTTCCGGCACCTTCTGCAGAGCCTCAGCCGGCCCAGTGACGAGCTACAGCTGAGCGTGGGCAATGCCATATTTGTCAGCGAGGGGCTGAAGCTGCTGGAGAAGTTCAGGGAAGATGCCAGGGCGCTCTACGCCTCCGAGGCCTTCTCCACCAACTTCCAGGACTCGGCTGCCGCCGAGAAGCTTATCAACGACTTCGTGAAGAATAGGACCCAGGGGAAAATTGCGGACTTGGTCAAGGACCTTGACCTGCACACAGCAATGGTCCTGGTGAACTACATCTTCCTTAAAG CCAAATGGAAGACGCCCTTCGACCCCCACAATACGTTCGAGGCGAAGTTCCACgtgagcaagaggaggagggtgaCGGTGCCCATGATGGACCTCGAGGACGTGGCGGTGCCTTACTTCCGGGACGAGCGGCTGGCCTGCACCGTCGTGGAGCTCCAGTACGCCAGCAACGACAGCGCGCTCTTCGTTCTCCCCGACGAGGGCAGGATGGAGGCCGTGGAGGCCGTGCTGCAGCCAGAGACGCTGAGGGGGTGGAGACACTCGCTGCGGCTGAG GTGGATAGACAACCTGTACCTGCCCAAGTTTTCCATCTCCAGCAGCTATAATCTGGAAAGCATACTCCCCCAGCTGGGCGTGACGAAAGTCTTCACCAACCAGGCCGACCTGTCGGGAATCACGGGGGAGAGGAACCTGGCAGTTTCCCAG GTGGTCCACAAGACCGTGCTCGACGTGACGgaggtgggcacggaagcagcggcGGCCACGGGAAGCAAAATTATGTTGATGTCTGGAAAAATTGGCCCACTGACCACTGTGAGCTTCAACAGACCGTTTCTGCTGTCCGTACTCAGCAAAGACACCCAGGACATCCTCTTTTGGGGCAAAGTCGCCAACCCCAATCAAGCCTAG